Genomic window (Gammaproteobacteria bacterium):
ATCCACGGTAATGACCAAATTCTTGTACTCCATCCCCTTACTTTTGAATACTTCACTCCGAGACAATTTCAGCTGAACATTCCCATTGGGCTTTAGACAGCAAGCCCAACCACGGCTGCAGCGGACAGCGGCTATGCCGCTCGCGAAAGCGGGCGCGATTTGCAAAGGAAGTAGCGGGTTGGCCATGGTGGTCTTGCAGTCGCCGGCGCTGCGGACTGCGTCCGCTGGCCGGGCCTTGCTCGCTGCGTTTGCGGCGGCCCAACGGCGCATCCGCAGCGCCGTTGGGCGGCAGAAATCGAGGTTAGTGTCTCAAAACAGGTACGCATTGTGTAAGCTATACTATTTGCAGCGAGGTAGCACCATGACCCAAGCAGGCCAAACAAACGAGGATGAACAGAAGGTCGAATACCTGAATACTCTGAAGTCACACTTGGATAAAGAGCTTGAGCAGATAGGCGCACATGCACAATGGTACCACGGACAAGCTGCGAAAAGCAAGACTCGATACTATCTCATTAGGTTTCCAATCATCCTTCTGAGTTTCGCTCTGCCATTTCTGCTCATGCTCGAAGTTGGCAAACAAGGTCTGTCACCTTTCACAGTTGCAGCATCTCTTGTTTCGCTCCTTGTTGCAGCACTATCCACCATTGACACATTTTTCGGGTATGGGAAGACCTGGCTGGAAGAGAGGGCTGCCGAACTCGCTCTGTATCGGTTGAAGAGAGAGTATAGGACACAGAGAATAGGGATTGACGCGCCACATTCAGTGGATGAAGCAATTGAAACGGCGGAATCCCTCATTGACTCTCTGCGTAATGAATATGAACAAATAGTCGCAGGAACGATAGAGGCATTCATTGTACGAGCGGAAAGGGCTGAATCTGAGAAGCCCGACCTGCGCCTTGTTGGGTGACGAAACTACTCTCGAGCCAAAGGAGGCAAAGGCACAACAGTCGCTGCCCGTCAATGAGGTGCAGCTACATCCTCGACTTCAACGGTTTTGACAAAGATAGTAACTATTCAGGCTAAACGCTGATGGGTAGAGGGATGAAGGGTTGTCCAGTCAAAGCATCGTGCAGAGCGGCGATGACATTGGCCCCGTGCTTGCGTACAGTGGAGATGTAACTGCGAATGTCACAGAATGTGAGTGCCCCATGCCAAGTGCGGAAGGCGCCGGAGACTTTCTGTTTGACTTTGACCATTCGGATGTCCCGTTCAGCGAGATTGTTGTCAAAGGGGATCCGGAAGTCATACATGAAGGCGAGTACACCTGAACGATGTTTGTCCAGACGGTCAAGCAAGTTCTTGGGTGGTGACTGTTTGGGGCGCCCCCGTTTCGCAGGGGGCGGGTTCCGGGGTGGCGGATTGGCCTTGAATCCTCGCTGCAAGATGGTGCTGTACTCCCTCTCATAATGCGCCAGACGGTCTGGGGGGAGGGAATCGGCCTGGCTAGATACTTCTGCCACTTCGGCCTTGATGTCAAGCAGAAGGTCCGCCATTTCATCGGCCCATGGTTGTTCATACTGGTCAGTAATGAACTGCAGTTCCCGCAGATG
Coding sequences:
- a CDS encoding DUF4231 domain-containing protein; this translates as MPLAKAGAICKGSSGLAMVVLQSPALRTASAGRALLAAFAAAQRRIRSAVGRQKSRLVSQNRYALCKLYYLQRGSTMTQAGQTNEDEQKVEYLNTLKSHLDKELEQIGAHAQWYHGQAAKSKTRYYLIRFPIILLSFALPFLLMLEVGKQGLSPFTVAASLVSLLVAALSTIDTFFGYGKTWLEERAAELALYRLKREYRTQRIGIDAPHSVDEAIETAESLIDSLRNEYEQIVAGTIEAFIVRAERAESEKPDLRLVG